A single window of Nicotiana tomentosiformis chromosome 1, ASM39032v3, whole genome shotgun sequence DNA harbors:
- the LOC104085765 gene encoding chaperone protein dnaJ C76, chloroplastic, translating into MEYCSSLFNKNSVIGTSALFPTTPEFPSTSSFPLTSTHHFASLSSSLKAKCYGQNYGDEEPLNASLAYDILGVAPNCSAHELKSAFRNKVKKFHPDVRRDGDSSDKMIRRVIQAYEMLSNFTKSEIIERECLDPFDQPECEAFDLFVNETVCIGKGCPFSCVEKAPHAFTFSSLMGTARAISQGHGEDYQVQLAAGQCPKSCIHYVTPSQRIILEELLGSIMSTPYDTSAEADLLYSLIVKARFENNRYQKPKKQPKASTKHVDWF; encoded by the exons atGGAATATTGCTCATCTCTGTTCAACAAAAATAGTGTAATTGGAACTTCAGCTTTATTTCCAACAACTCCTGAGTTTCCATCAACCTCTTCTTTTCCTTTAACTTCTACCCACCACTTTGCTTCCCTTTCTTCTTCTTTGAAAGCCAAGTGTTATGGTCAGAATTATGGTGATGAAGAACCCCTCAATGCTTCTTTGGCATATGATATTCTTGGTGTTGCTCCTAATTGCTCTGCTCATGAGCTGAAATCCGCTTTCCGGAATAAG GTTAAGAAGTTTCATCCTGATGTAAGGAGAGATGGGGATAGTTCAGATAAAATGATTCGACGAGTCATTCAAGCCTATGAG ATGTTGTCTAACTTCACCAAGTCAGAGATCATTGAAAG GGAATGCTTGGATCCATTTGATCAACCAGAATGTGAAGCATTTGATCTATTTGTTAACGAGACAGTTTGCATTGGaaaag GATGTCCGTTTTCATGCGTTGAGAAAGCGCCTCATGCATTCACTTTTTCCTCTTTAATGGGAACTGCACGCGCTATTTCTCAAG GACATGGTGAAGATTATCAAGTCCAGCTTGCAGCTGGTCAATGCCCCAAGAGTTGCATACATTATGTTACACCTTCTCAAAGAATAATTCTTGAAGAGCTACTTGGCAG CATCATGAGCACACCTTATGATACATCAGCAGAAGCAGACTTACTTTATTCGCTAATTGTAAAAGCCCGATTTGAGAACAATCGCTACCAAAAGCCCAAGAAGCAACCTAAGGCCTCAACCAAACATGTAGACTGGTTCTAA